DNA sequence from the Candidatus Aenigmatarchaeota archaeon genome:
AGAAAATTCAATACCTATTTCTGTCAATAGTTGGTTAAGTTTAATATCTGAATAACCTAAATCCTTGAAAATTTTTCTGAAATTTTTTACACCTATTGATCTCTCAATCTCAAATCCTTTTTTCTTCAATTCTTCCTCAATTTTTTTTATATTTTCTTCCGGATTTTCCAAGTAATCGACGATCTTCTTTACATCCTTTGGGTATAGAAATCTTTCTACAACTTTACCATTCTCGTCTATTGCAAAAATACCCAATGCTGTTTGGTTTATGTATGTTTTCATCTCTGAATGATTTTATTTGAAAATTGAAATAGTTTACTACAATGGCCTTTTGTCTGTTAAAAGATAAAGGTATTGATGGCATTTCACATAAAAATCAAACCACTTTTGTACTTGCTCATGAAGGGTTCTGTTTCTTTTCCCCGTTATTAATATCACAAACCATTGGATAAAAATACAAAAACAAGCCCAAATGCCCCAGAAAAAAAGTATAAAACTTATTACAAAGACCATTGGTATCCTTATAAACAATTCCAATCTTGCACCCATATTTTAACCTTTCTATTTCTTTTTTACTTGATCATCTTTCAGTAACTTTCTTGTTATCAAAAAAACAACAAGTGCTATTACTACAAAATTGATTAAAGCTCCTAAAAATGAACCCCACCTTATAACTATAGGCCCAACTGAAAAAGTAGCATCTTTCCAACCACCGCCTGGAATAAATGGTGTTATTATTGGCATTATCACATCATTTACAAGAGATTGAACCAATGCTGTTAGGGCTGCACCTATTATAAATGCCACTGCCAATCCTATTACTTTATATTCCTTCAGAAATTCCTTGAATTCTTTTAAAAAACTCATAATTATATCATTACTTTCTGTATTTAAATTTCTAATTAGTCTCTCCTTCTAGAAGAAACAAGAAGTTGAAGTATTCTTATGAATATATTCAGAAAATCAAGATACAAAGCCAAGACCGCGTCGGCTACTTCTTCATCACCATAGTCCCTTAATATTTTAGACATATCAAAAAGAACAAAACCGAGGAAAACAAGTAAAACAGCAACATCAATAATTGTTGTCATAAGTGGTTGTTTGAGAAAAATATTAACCAAGGATGCGATCATCAATCCAATGAGAGCAAACATAAGGAAAACTCCTATAGATCTAAAATCTTTGTTTGTTATATAAACATAACCCGCAAGTGATCCAAACACCACAGTAGTTATACCCAATGCCTGAAATATTATTCCTGAACCACCTTCAACTCCGGCCCAAAAAACTATTGGTGCTGTTGTTATTCCAGACAAAAACACGAAAATAAAAAGCAACCAAAGAGGAAAACCTCTTTTTCTTTTAATTAAAAAGGTTACTAATAGAATTATGAATTCAGCTATAAGGATGGGGATAAATAGTATGGGTGGTATGAAGAAACCCACACCAACACCTAATGTGGCTATTAAAAGAGTTAAGAAAAACATTGGAATTACCTTCTTGTTGAAGGTTTCTTTCTGCATTTAAAACAACCTCTTTAATTTTATAGAATAGTTTTACAAAAATAAAAAACTAACCCCAATATTTCCTGTTCTTGATAAAAGTTCTTTCCGCCTCGAGTAAAGTTTTCAAGAAATCTTTTTCATCTTCATACATCCGAGACAAAACTCTCTTGGCAGTTTTCGGTCCAATACCTCTAGTAGCTAATGCCATCACAGCTTTTTTTCCATAAACTATTATTAGATCAGAAGTTTGAGATAAACTTTTGTATCTTCTTTCCTCCTCAATGTCCAAAGGCAAACCTCTAATCTTCTTTTTAATTATATTAACAGAATCTGTTTGCATTCTTCCTGTCAAA
Encoded proteins:
- the mscL gene encoding large conductance mechanosensitive channel protein MscL, with the protein product MSFLKEFKEFLKEYKVIGLAVAFIIGAALTALVQSLVNDVIMPIITPFIPGGGWKDATFSVGPIVIRWGSFLGALINFVVIALVVFLITRKLLKDDQVKKK
- a CDS encoding Bax inhibitor-1/YccA family protein translates to MQKETFNKKVIPMFFLTLLIATLGVGVGFFIPPILFIPILIAEFIILLVTFLIKRKRGFPLWLLFIFVFLSGITTAPIVFWAGVEGGSGIIFQALGITTVVFGSLAGYVYITNKDFRSIGVFLMFALIGLMIASLVNIFLKQPLMTTIIDVAVLLVFLGFVLFDMSKILRDYGDEEVADAVLALYLDFLNIFIRILQLLVSSRRRD